TTGCTTATCCTGAGCTATTAGAGAGTAAAGGACTGATTGAATCGCCTATTCAACAAATTGCACAAATGAAGAAGGCACTCGAGAAAATGTTCGCACTATCTATTCCAGGTAATTTCGTTTTAAAATGTGATCACTTATTGCCTATCTCTGGCTCCATCAAAGCTCGTGGTGGAATCTATGAAGTTTTAAAGCACGCAGAGCGTTTGGCAATTGCTAATGGTAAGTTAACAGTAGAAGATGATTATGCGGTGTTCGCCACTGAAGAACTACGGACGTTTTTTCAGCAGTATACGATTGCGGTAGGTTCAACCGGTAATTTAGGGCTCAGTATCGGCATAATGGCCACAAAATTAGGGTTCAATGTCGTTGTACATATGTCGAGTGACGCAAAAGAGTGGAAGAAAGCGTTGTTAAGAGAAAAAGGTGCAACGGTTATTGAATATAAAGCAGACTATAGTGTTGCTGTAGAACAGGGGCGTCTGGAAGCTTCACAAAATCCAATGTGTCATTTTATTGATGATGAAAATTCAAAAGATTTATTTGCTGGCTATGCAGTAGCAGCAAAACGCCTAAAAGTCCAGTTAGAAAAGACAAACATTCAAGTAGACAAAGCACATCCATTGTTCGTTTATTTACCATGTGGGGTAGGGGGTGGACCTGGAGGGGTTGCATACGGTTTACGTGAAATATTCGGGGAGCATGTTCATATCTTCTTTGCAGAGCCAACTGCCTCACCTTGTATGATGATTGGGCTTATGACAGGCTTACATGATGAAATCAGTGTAGAGGATATTGGCTTGGACAATCAAACAGAAGCAGACGGTCTTGCTGTAGGGCGTGCTTCTAAATTTGTAGGAAAAGTGATGGAATCGTATATTAGCGGTTGCTATACTGTAAAAGATGAAGAATTGTTTATGTCCCTTGCTTTAGCAATGGAAAGTGAAGGGGTATTTTTAGAGCCTTCTGCACATGCGGGAATGTTTGGTCCCATTCATTTGCTAAAGAACGGACAAAACTATATAGAAAAGCATCATTTACAGGATAAAATGGAACAAGCTACACATCTTGTCTGGGCAACAGGGGGAAGTATGGTACCACAAGAGATGCGAGAAGAGTACATGGCGAAGGTGAACATGTAGCAAAAATAAATAATGAAGAACAGTTAATGATAAAATGATGAGTAAAGTCAATGAAAAGACAGATATGCTCTGTTAGAGTGGTATGTGTCTTTTTATTTTGCAGGATGTTAATTAGGAAATTATTTTTAGTTAATAGGAAAGGATTGAACGTTATTGAAGGATTCATTAAAGCAGGCGATTATTTTACAAGCAGTAGAGGAGTCAGTTACTTATACGGATAGTAAATTAGGTGGAAGACCGTATTGTAAATTAGGTGATGACTTCCCAGTACATAGTAGTGGCATACCGTATATGTTTATAGCACAGCTTAATTTTGCAAAGCTACCTAAGCTAAAAGATTATCCACAGCAAGGGCTTCTACAGTTTTTTGTGTTGGCGGATGAAGATTATGGTGTTGACAAGGATGGCTATTATTGTCGGTATTATTCGGACTTTGATCCCTCTCATGATATCGAGCCATTTTCAGATGAAGAAATGGAGTATGAGCTATGTGAACCGATTATTTTTTGGGGTCCTTATGCATTGAAGGCAACATTACTTCAAGAGCTAGTACCGTATACGGATCCTCGCTCCGTTCATTATGACTTACCAATAGAGAATCCTGCTTATTCAAAGTACTTTGATGAAACAGAT
This DNA window, taken from Lysinibacillus sp. FSL M8-0337, encodes the following:
- a CDS encoding YwqG family protein codes for the protein MKDSLKQAIILQAVEESVTYTDSKLGGRPYCKLGDDFPVHSSGIPYMFIAQLNFAKLPKLKDYPQQGLLQFFVLADEDYGVDKDGYYCRYYSDFDPSHDIEPFSDEEMEYELCEPIIFWGPYALKATLLQELVPYTDPRSVHYDLPIENPAYSKYFDETDGSGTKIGGYAFMDKNSFDEKNSNAELLFQLDMEGNAKKTYAMIADSGTLQFFIERDSLIAKDFTQLYYYLYSL
- a CDS encoding D-serine ammonia-lyase produces the protein MENDLKHELFHQYPLLEKIKNRETVFWKNTKWMKKAKTTLFSKEEVKEAEETLQRFSSYLIIAYPELLESKGLIESPIQQIAQMKKALEKMFALSIPGNFVLKCDHLLPISGSIKARGGIYEVLKHAERLAIANGKLTVEDDYAVFATEELRTFFQQYTIAVGSTGNLGLSIGIMATKLGFNVVVHMSSDAKEWKKALLREKGATVIEYKADYSVAVEQGRLEASQNPMCHFIDDENSKDLFAGYAVAAKRLKVQLEKTNIQVDKAHPLFVYLPCGVGGGPGGVAYGLREIFGEHVHIFFAEPTASPCMMIGLMTGLHDEISVEDIGLDNQTEADGLAVGRASKFVGKVMESYISGCYTVKDEELFMSLALAMESEGVFLEPSAHAGMFGPIHLLKNGQNYIEKHHLQDKMEQATHLVWATGGSMVPQEMREEYMAKVNM